The Oscillatoria acuminata PCC 6304 genomic interval GCGATCGCTCTCATTTGCGAGAAATTGAGGCGGAAATCCGATTTTTTTAGCAAGATGAAAAAGAACCCGGATTCAATCCAACAGTCCATACGCTCAGAATCAACAAGATGACCTTACTATTAGCCGGAGATATCGGTGGTACCAAATCCCTTTTGCGCTTGGTGGAAATGCCGACGGCAGCAGATACGACTTCAGGGACGATCCAGATTGACGCCCTCTATGAGGGGATTTACTCCAGTCAGGAGTATCCTGACTTAGTACCCATTGTGGGACAGTTTGTCAAGGAAGCGAGTCAGAAATTAGGAGAGGTCCCACAACCCAAGGGGGCCTGTTTTGCGATCGCTGGCCCGGTAATCGGACATAAATCTGTCCTAACGAACCTGAGTTGGACCCTGACAACGGACCGACTCGAAAAAGAACTCAATATTCCCCATGTCAAGTTAATTAATGACTTTGTAGCAGTCGGTTATGGCGTGTTGGGGATGAATAAAGCGGACCTCCATACCTTACAACCTGGGGAAACGCAAACTGCCGCCCCGATCGCCGTGATTGGCGCAGGAACTGGACTGGGACAAGGGTTTTTAATCCGCCATTTGGATGAATATTTTGTCTATCCCTCCGAAGGGGGTCATGCAGATTTTGCACCTCGTACCGCGATCGAGTTTGAATTGTTGCAAGACTTACGGCAACGGGAGAACATCGATCGCGTTTCTGTGGAACGAGTAGTATCGGGGATGGGGATTGCGTCAATTTATCAATTTTTGCGCGATCGGGCGATCGCTGCGGGAAAAGATGTTTCCCCGGCAGACAAAGACCCCGCAGAAATTTCCCAAGCGGCCCTAGAAAAATCTGACCCGATCTGCGAACAAACCTTACAAATTTTTGTGGAAGCGTATGGTGCGGAAGCGGGAAATCTGGCGTTAAAATTACTACCCTACGGGGGATTGTATCTAGCGGGGGGAATTGCCGCTAAAATTCTGCCCTTAATTACAGAAGGCGATCGGTTTATCAACAGTTTTAACCACAAAGGTCGAGTCAGTCCCTTGGTAGAAAAAGTCCCGGTTCATATCGTTCTCAATCCCCAAGTGGGATTAATCGGTGCCGCCATCTGTGCTGCCCGGTTATAGTCGCGACAATCCGGGTTTTTACAAAAATTCGGCAATTTAGCAGCTAAACGAGATAATGAACACGGTTTATTGTCTCGTTTAGCTCATGGGATGCTGACCCCTTAAAACATCGTTTGTACTCCAAAGGTGTTGAAAACCCGGGAAGCGATGACGGCAATCAAGACCAATAGACCTAATGCCCGACGGAAATAGTTCACGCCGTCGAAAATCTCCAACCAGGCCCAAGTAAACCAGGACCCAAAGGCGATCGCATCTAGGCCGGTATGCAGCGTCCCACTGGGAACTACAAATGTGAGCAGAGTGCTTGTAATTGCTACCAGGACCGGCAGATTGGGGGGTTGAGCAATCACTATATTGCCCTCGTCGTCTCGAAACGTTTGATTAAATAAGCTATTTTCCATGAATCCATCAATTTAAACTGCTAAATCTCAGTTTAGTTTGGACTACCCATCGCCAGTCTCTTCCTAAAGAGAGGGAATTTAAAATTGGCGACGGACTGAGACCGCGAGTTTAAATTTCACCCTTTCCTCAATCTCACAACTGCTGTAAAAATTGCTTTTGATATTCTTGTTCTGTGACAATATCCAGCATACTTTCCACTCGGTCTAAAAACACTTTTCCCTCTAAATGGTCATATTCATGCTGGAAAATTCGGGCTACAAAACCGGTAAATTCTTGATG includes:
- a CDS encoding glucokinase, which gives rise to MTLLLAGDIGGTKSLLRLVEMPTAADTTSGTIQIDALYEGIYSSQEYPDLVPIVGQFVKEASQKLGEVPQPKGACFAIAGPVIGHKSVLTNLSWTLTTDRLEKELNIPHVKLINDFVAVGYGVLGMNKADLHTLQPGETQTAAPIAVIGAGTGLGQGFLIRHLDEYFVYPSEGGHADFAPRTAIEFELLQDLRQRENIDRVSVERVVSGMGIASIYQFLRDRAIAAGKDVSPADKDPAEISQAALEKSDPICEQTLQIFVEAYGAEAGNLALKLLPYGGLYLAGGIAAKILPLITEGDRFINSFNHKGRVSPLVEKVPVHIVLNPQVGLIGAAICAARL